In one Platichthys flesus chromosome 3, fPlaFle2.1, whole genome shotgun sequence genomic region, the following are encoded:
- the snx2 gene encoding LOW QUALITY PROTEIN: sorting nexin-2 (The sequence of the model RefSeq protein was modified relative to this genomic sequence to represent the inferred CDS: inserted 1 base in 1 codon) → MADTSREPAPERTDFQELEEAEDLFPEPAAAQESGPASLPAEDISTNSNGPKQDSLFDDDPEDLFAEATEEVSLDSPEREVLLSDGPSPAITPITPPTSVITPCIGHDDMFTHSSFDEIEEEEVDDSFDMNISVSDPEKVGDGMNAYMAYKVTIKTSISLFKREEFSVRRRFSDFXGLHSKLASKYLHIGFIVPPAPEKSIVGMTKVKVGKEDQSSNEFVEKRRSALERYLMRTVKHPVLLKDPDVLQFLESSDLPRAVSTQALSSAGLLRMVNKAADAVNKMTIKMNESDAWFEEKQQHFENLDVQLRKLHASVESLVCHRKELSLNTAQFAKSAAMLGNSEDHTALSRALSQLAEVEEKIDQLHQDQANADFYVFSELLGDYVRLITAVKGVFDHRMKTWQRWQDTQMLLQKKREAEAKLQFTNKPDKLQQAKDEIQELEGKVQQGEREFEQISKTIRKEVSRFEKDRVKDFKTIIIKYLESLVQTQQQLIKYWDAFLPEAKAIS, encoded by the exons ATGGCGGACACGAGCAGGGAGCCCGCCCCGGAGCGCACCGACttccaggagctggaggaggccgaGGACCTGTTCCCGGAGCCGGCGGCCGCACAGGAG tcAGGACCAGCCAGTCTTCCTGCTGAAGACATCAGCACCAACTCAAACGGACCCAAACAAGATTCACTATTTGATGACGACCCCGAAGACCTGTTTGCAg AGGCCACGGAGGAGGTTTCGTTGGACAGTCCAGAGAGAGAAGTCCTGTTGTCCGACGGTCCGTCCCCCGCCATCacccccatcaccccccccacctCGGTCATCACCCCTTGCATCGGTCATGATGACATGTTCACACACTCCTCCTTCGACGAg attgaagaggaggaggtcgaCGATTCATTCGATATGAACATCTCAGTGTCTGACCCTGAGAAAGTTG gtgaTGGGATGAATGCGTACATGGCCTATAAAGTGACCATCAAG acctccatctctctgtttaAACGAGAGGAGTTTTCAGTACGCAGGCGGTTCAGTGACT CTGGTCTTCACAGTAAACTGGCCTCTAAGTACCTGCACATAGGATTCATTGTGCCTCCTGCCCCGGAGAAAAGCATTGTGG GGATGACCAAGGTGAAGGTGGGGAAGGAGGACCAGTCGTCCAACGAGTtcgtggagaagaggaggtcgGCACTGGAGAG GTACCTGATGAGGACGGTGAAACATCCGGTTCTGCTGAAGGACCCGGACGTCCTGCAGTTCCTGGAGAGCTCCGAC TTGCCGCGGGCCGTCAGCACTCAGGCTCTGAGCAGCGCCGGACTCCTCCGAATGGTCAACAAGGCGGCAGACGCCGTCAACAAGATGACCATCAAGATGAACGAGTCGGACGCT tggtttgaggagaagcagcagcacttTGAGAACCTGGATGTTCAGCTGAGGAAACTTCACGCCAGCGTGGAGTCTCTGGTCTGTCACAGGAAAG AGTTGTCCCTGAACACAGCGCAGTTCGCCAAGTCGGCGGCCATGTTGGGGAACAGCGAGGACCACACGGCGCTCTCTCGAGCTCTGTCCCAGCTcgctgaggtggaggagaagatcgACCAGCTGCACCAGGACCAGGCCAACGCAGACTTCTACGTCTTCTCCGAGCTGCTGGGCGACTACGTCCGCCTCATCACTGCCGTCAAG gGCGTGTTCGACCACCGGATGAAGACGTGGCAGAGGTGGCAGGACActcagatgctgctgcagaagaAACGAGAGGCTGAAGCCAAACTTCAGTTCACCAACAAACCAGATAAACTGCAGCAGGCGAAGGACGAGATTCAAGAg CTGGAGGGGAAGgtgcagcagggagagagagaatttgaACAAATCTCCAAAACCATCCGTAAAGAAGTCAGCAGGTTTGAG AAAGATCGAGTGAAggattttaaaacaatcataatcAAATATCTGGAGTCTCTGGTtcagacacaacaacag CTGATTAAATACTGGGATGCCTTCTTACCCGAGGCCAAAGCCATCTCATAG